The genome window ATGGAGGCGCCCCACTGCAGGTGCTAAGCTCACAGTGGACACTTACCTGAAGCAGCATCCAGGCTcccttctgctttatttttatttgttgttgctgttttaaatatttatttatttatttggctgtgctgggtcttagttgcagcacatagaatttttagttgtggtatgtagaatctacttccctgaccaggaattgaacccagccCCCCTGCACTCGGAGCGCAGAATCTtggccgctggaccaccagggaagtcccctccctcCTGTTTTTGAGGCAACATCTCACAGACCTGCCAGTGGCTATTCTGCCATGTGTGTCTTTCTTGCCCACCTGACCCCTCCTGGGATCGTGTTTGGGGCGCCACTGTGGCACCAAGGACCAGCCCAGGGCCTTGATGGGCTTCATCTTAGAATCTTCTCTGACTTAGCTCTCCAGACAGCCACTATGCGCCCCTTTCCTTCTGGCCGGCAGCGCTGCCCGGTGGCAGGGACACCAGGCTCCTACAGGTCTTGTGTTCATGGATGCTGGCTCAAGGGTCAGCTGTGCAGCCGCTGTCCCCGCCTCCTCTGCCCAGGCTTCCGTGGTTGGTGAGGACCTGCTGGCTCTCTGGCCTCCTGCAGTCCATCCTATGTCTCGGCCTGTGTCTGGGGCAGGTCCAGGGGTCGGGGcacagccttccaagctcctagCTAAGCTCAGGTCCCCGCACACAGAGCAGGACTGGGCATTGTCCCCAGACTCCGCAGACTCTAAGCAGGCGCTGCTTCCCTGTCTTGTTCTTGATTTCCCGCGAGCAAGACCGTTCCTGACAGCCGCCTCACGTTGGCCAGTGGGCTGGGACACCAGGACTTGGTTGCACCTGGTCAGCACCGGGCCTGGCTCCCCCAACACATGCACGTCCTCCAGGCTCCCAGGGAAGGTGACAGCTGCCTCCCCGTGTGTCCCAGGGTTTTGTCCAAGGCCCAGGGGCTCAGCCAGGGGCATCTCAGGGCTGGATCCCACAGGAGTGTCTCCTTTGGGCATGGGAGCTTGGGCGCCCACCGGTGGGGGTGCCAGGTGTGGCCAGACCCTGCCCTCAGGGGTCTGTGGGAGCAGTGCGTCCGCCCTCAGGCCCAGGGAAGCTTCCAGTCTTGAGGAGGCCTCCCTGCCTGTAGCCCACCCCCCTCTTTCCCCCAAACCCTGGCCACAGGCTCATGTTGCCTAGCCACCCTTCCCTCCTCAGCAATCTGGGACATTGACGGTGGCCCTTCTGCCACAaggagggggcaggaggcagtCCCCCGCCTCCCTCCATGTCCCCACCTCCCTGGCTTCTGTACCCCTCAGGGTCAGGCCCTTCCAGTTAGCATCCAGCCCAAGGTCAAGGCTCTGCCCACAGCGGGTCCCAGAGGTCCTTGatcatgtgcacatgcacactcTCACACATAAATGCACACATGCCCACACAGATTCACACCAACACACTAAAACATGCACAAATACAATCACAACTCATACACACATTCAGAGACACAAACGTGTGCATACAAGTGTGTATTCACCCACAAATGTGCATGCACTCACGAATACACAGGCACACCCAACACACTAACTCATGGGTGGTCATGCACACAAATGTGTACACTTAACATGcacgcatgtgtgcacacataacacatatgcatgcacagaAACACATCCATTCACATGTGCCAAGTAAGCACACAACATgaacacacaaacatgcacaaaGGCAGGCGTACAAGTGTGAAGCTACACAGACATGCAAATTTTCGTACTAGCCACAGAGagaaatacatgcacacatacacaggaaTACACATGACACCAGCACAAACATGAGCACAAATGCACAAAAAATGCCTGCACACCCGTGCAAAAGTGCCCCGAGAAGGCGGCAGACATGCTGGAGTATCCACCCATGTTCACACACAGCTGCATACCCATGCACAAGGAGCACACACGTTCACACAGCCACTCACAAGAACACCTTTTGATTCATTTGTGTGGGTTCACTATCCAGACCTGGGGGACACGGGGTGGTCCTCGGCAGGGAAGAAGGGGCCCCTGCTCTGGGGAGAAGCTGGGTCCAGGCAGCCACGGGTGGAGAATGGCTCGGAGGTCGTTCCGCGGGACTCACAGCTCCAAGCTGTCTGGCTTGGCAGGGTCCGCAGGATGCTGCCTCGTAAACTTCATAGTAGCCgccttctttttatttgtttgaccTTGACAATCGTTTATGATATGCACCAGAGCCCAGCCGTCTCTCCTCCTAATTCATACACAAAGCACTTAGCCTGACTTCCTTCTCTGCTCCCGGCCGGCGCGGGGCCCAACACTCCTCAGAATTTCTTATGGTGGAGTCTAGGGTCCCTCTGGGTCCCCGGGGCAGCCTCTCTCAGCACAGAACGTGAGCGGGAAGGATGCTGGAGCCTGGGGGCAGGCCCGCGGGCTCCCCGGACCCCCTGCAGCCCCCGGGCCTGGATGGGCCTGGGGTGGGTCCTGGGCGCCTCCCCACGCTGGTCCTCTCTCCCCTGCAGAGGAGCCCACGTTCCGCTGCGACGCGTGTGACGAGCTCTTCCCGTCCAAGCTGGACCTGCGGCGCCACAAGAAGTACACGTGCAGCTCAGTGGGGGCCGCGCTCTACGAGGGTCTGGCCGAGGAGCTCAAGCCTGAGGGCCTGGGCGGTGGCGGCGGTGACGGGCAGGCCCACGAGTGCAAGGACTGCGAACGGATGTTCCCCACCAAGTACAGGTGcagccccacccccgccgcccgcctcccccaccccccaggagcaTCACGGACAGCTGAGTCAGTTAGCCCTGGGAGCACAGGGGGAGCCCTGAGAAGGGCAGAGGTCAGCCTTGGGCCCTCCAGCCTGCCCAGGCTGAGAAACCCAAGGCTCTATAGGACATGGAGATATGCCCTTGGGGCAGGAACCCGGCCCACTCATCTGCTCTTGGGGACAATGCAGGCCCACGAGCTGGCAGTTGGAGGTCACGGCTCACACCCTGACCCTAAAGGCCTGGCCCCTGGTCAGAGCTTCCCCGCCCACAGAGGATCCTCAAGGCACCCACTGGACCCACTGCTGCAACCCCCCCATCATGTCACCAGGGCTGAGCTGTGGGGAAAGACTTGAAGGAAGTCAGGAACGCAGGCCAGGCCCCCAGATATGCAAGGGTCAAGCCCCAGCACCATTTCCAGGGTGAGgtccagggccaggctgggggacACTGCCCAAGGGGTTCTGGAGTGGCCTGACCCTCTGGACACATGCAGACCCCTTCCCAGACAGTGGATGTGGGCAGGAAGGGGCCACCCAGGGGTcccttcaccccccaccccaggtacCAGCCTCTGTGTCCCATGGAAGCCCCCACCTGTCCCAGGAGACTTCATGGATGTAGGCACAGATGTCCAGCCAGCCATGCGATGGCCAGACGCAGCCTCCCAGGCCCCAAGGCAAGGCAGGAGTCAGGACCTGGGAGCTGGGGACCCGAGGGGGGAGAACCAGGCCCTAAAGTCCCCGGGCTCCAGGGACCGGTGAAGACCTTCACAACCTGTGCCCGTCCTCCGCCTCTGAGGATTTCCTCCGGGGCAGCCCCTGCAAAGTCAGAGTGAAAGCCCATCAGGTCACTAACTGGCTGTAGGATGGAGGGGAATTGAATGCCAATCCCCTCACAGCCCCCTGGGGACGGGAAACCCTCCACCCAGAACGGATGACTGAGAAAATAAGAGTTTGGGCAAATTCCGACCGAGGCCCTTGGCGGTAAGCGCTGCTCAAGAGGACCCGTGTTTTCTTTACATAAACACATAAATCACAATTAACAACAGGGGAAAAGATACAATCTGCCGGGTGCTGGAGAACCAGGCGTTTCTGATCTAAATGGATGGCTGGGCCCCGTAATTAACGGGCCGTGATGTATTGCTGCTTTGCTCATGAAGATTAACGGTCATAcctgggacaggaggagaagtagGGCATCCcccaaggtggggtgggggggctccaGGCAGCCTGTTCATCCAAGTTCTCCCCTCCCCGCAGCTGTGCCTGCCTTCCCATCACATCTCACTTGGAGACCCCTTGCTCACTCCTGCCACCCCCATGGTGTATGCATGGTGGGCAGCTTTTCAGTCTGACTTGGCCGGGGGGCATGCTCTGGGCACTCAGAGTGGTGGCCTTGGGTTTCCTGGGCCGCACCCCAACTCCAGGGCTCCTCTGGGACTCGTGGCAATGTTGGAAGTTTCTAGACCCATTTTTTGTTAGGCCCAAGGTTAGCATCAAGGGGAAGTTTGTCTTGAAATACAGAAGTGTGAGCTGGGGCCCCGCCTGGCTCTGGATGCCTGGGGGTGGTCTTGGGTGAGGGCCCGAACTCCATCCATGCCCTGGCTTCCCCCCGCCATCTGACATGGGAAGGCCATGTCTGCTGGTCCACCCAGTTGCCCTGTCCAGGCAGGAGGCAGACAGACTGGCTGCCAGGCCTCTCTCTGCTCTTGGAGCAGGAGGTGGCAGGGGCTCTGAGGGGCGGGGATGAGGCCCTACCCTCCGGGCCCCTGGTGATCCTGGTCTCCCATGTGCAGCTTGGAGCAGCACATGGTTGTCCACACGGAGGAGCGAGAGTACAAGTGTGACCAGTGTCCCAAGGCCTTCAACTGGAAGTCCAACCTCATCCGCCACCAGATGTCCCACGACAGCGGCAAGCGCTTCGAATGTGAAAACTGCGTGAAGGTAAGCGGGCTCGCCCCGCTGGCCCCGCCCATGCCAAGATGCAGAGCACGTGTGGGGGCCACAGGCCCCGAGCCATTCGAGAGGAAGACAGGAAGTGTGCGGGGTTGCACAGCAGGGAAGCAGAGGGGGGCCAGACCCAGGTCCTCTCGGGTTCCCACCTACATGGCAGGACAGACTCCTGGGTCAAAGACCCAGACCTTAAGAAAGCTTCTGAGCTCCTGTCTGGAGCACCCTCAGGGCCACACTTCTGTCGGGAATTATTATTGAAGAACCAGAGTCCAGGGAGGCCTGACAGCCCACCTAAGGCCATCCAGCAGGTCACTGCTCCAGCAGAGACCTGTCCGGCCAGGCTCAGGGTGGTGGGCAGAGCACCCAGTGAGACCCCCGTCCCGTGACCTGACCCAGGGTCCACAGGGAGCAACCGACAGAATATGACGCACCAGCGTCTGTGTCCCCAGGTGTTCACGGACCCCAGCAACCTACAGCGGCACATCCGCTCCCAGCATGTGGGCGCCCGGGCCCACGCCTGCCCCGACTGCGGGAAGACCTTCGCCACCTCCTCGGGCCTCAAGCAGCACAAGCACATCCACAGCACCGTCAAACCTTTTATATGTGAGTGAGTGGTCGCTGCCTGGCCCCCGCCCAGCCCCCGCCCAGCTCCCTCCCGTGTGCCCAGGGTGGGCAATGCTTGGGGGTCAGCCAAGGGGTGAAGTCCTCAGGCTCTTCCCTGCTCGTGGGACCCCATCTGTCCAGAAAACACTTGTGGCAGCTGCCAATCCCTCTGCCTAGGGGTGGCTGCCTCCTGGTGCCACTTTATCATTACCCTGCTCCCTCGCACCCTCTCATTCTGGGATCCATCTTGCTCTGGCCTCACTTTCCCCTCCTGTGCCCCTTGGGTCCTCCCTGTGGCTCACTCGTCCAGTGGCTGGAGGTGGGCAGTGGGTAGTGAAGATCCCTGTGGTCCTGCAGAGAAGCCAGCAACTTACcttttccctccccacctccccttccccacacacACGGGCTGCCCAGAGCTCCAGCAGGTGTGATAATATCAGTGCTTCCCACCCACTTGCAGCCTTTGGGGACCCCAGGCTGTATCCCTGTGCTAACCTGGGTGGCATGGGCCAGCCATGAGTAACTGGACCCCTGTCCACATGCCGTtgacctgccagtggaggagacagaagcTAAGCCATCAccagggtgggggagggctgcAGGGTCAGGAGGCTCTCCAGGTGCCCAAGTAGGTGTCATCTGACCCATATGCTGGGAGGTGGGATGGTCTATGGGTAACCCAAGTTCTGGCAGAGAGCTcgaggaggtgggcagggggtggggtgagagCCACAGGGTGCCTGCCGAGAAGGCTCATGACAGGGTGCTATGAGCACAGAAGCCTTGAGCTTGTGGTGTGTCTGGGGAGGGAAGTAATAGGAGAGGAGTCAGAGGTCACAGGGTTAGATCCTGGGAATCCAGTGGGCCAGTGCAGGAGCATGACCCTACTTCTCAGAGTTCAGGAGATATTGAAGGTTCTTCTGTCCAGCATTGCACCAGGTCATCTCACTTGAGATTGTGCTGAGTCACTGTTCACACCAAcacagagctgactcatcagcCAGCTTAACTCACCAGTGTTGTCCTGACTCATGGGTCACACCAGTATTCTGCTGAGTCAGCATTCACACGAGATTGTCCCGACTCATCAGCATCACACTAAGGGTCATTCACATAAGATTGTGCTGAGTCATTGTCCACACGAGGTTGTGCTGAGCTGTCATTTCACACACATGAGTTTGCAGCACCCTTACAAAACCTGACGGAGCAGGGACCACACTGTGTCCAACCGAAGGGAagtaacagagaaggaaaaagtctTGGCAGTGTGAAGTGACCAGGCTTTCGAGGCCCCGCTGCAGCTCCAGGGGCCTGACTGCTGACCCCAGGCTGGGTGGCCTGGGACCTCTCTGGTCCCAGCACATCaatgttgggggtgggaggagctaACTCTGGGAACTTGAGGACTTGGGTCTCAGTGGTTTCAGCAATGTGGGGGTCTCACAGGACTGGACTGCTCCCCCAAAGAGGCCATACTCGCTGGCTGGTCAGGCCTTTGTTGGGTAACTGGGGCTATGCTCCCCTCCTGCCCACTGCCCCGAGCCTAGGCTTCCAGCTGTCTTGCTAGAGGTGACTGAGCCCCCATCCCACCTGGGTCACCCACTCCCTTAGTCAGGGAAAATGCACTTCTTGAGAgtgagtatgtgtatgtgtgtgcatttgcacacacacacaatccacaTGCATACTCTACAGGAAAAGAAACTGCTGACAAGCACAGGCAGTGGCCAGGGTCCCTCTGCATCCCGCAGGGCATGGGTACACTCCACCAGGCGCTGGTCCCGCGTCCAGCTCGTGGTCGACTGCTTGGGCCTTTCCCAGCCCCTGCAGGAAGCCAGCTCCCTTCGCCAGCTCTGTCAGCCATCATAGGACCAGGACCCACCTCGCCAGGGTTGTCAGTCTCCCAGAGGCCTCTCTGTAGCCCCAGCATTTCATCAGGACCCCTTTCTCGTGTGACTGGGTGGATGGGAAGCAAGGGTCCCAGGCTCCCTTTGCCCAGGCATGGCCACTGGTCCCCGagccacccccaccacacacaccagGAGTTGCCCTGAAGGGTGCCATTTCCAAGCTCAGGATGGCAGAAGCCACTGATAAGGTGCCACGAAGCCCCACTATGGGGGACAGAGGGCGTCACTGAGCCTCTTCAAGGGCTGGGAACATAGCAAGGTGTCACTCGTCTGGCCAGGAGCCCTGAGCCAGGGAGTGGCCTCTCTTCCCCCGAGGGTCGGCAGGCGGCCTGAGGGTATTTATAGACCTTCCCAAGGAGCAGCGGCCCTTCTGTACCAGCCTCCTCCCAAAAAGGGCAGATTTGATTAAACGAGGCAGTGCTCTTCCCCCTCAGCCTTGAAAACGTCCCGCCAAGCCAGACAGCCAGGAAGGCAGAGCCGTTAATATAAATAGATATTGTGATTAAAGAGCACGATCAGCTCGGGGCCAGCGCTCCCAGCAAGATTTGCATGACATCAGGCCGCGAGAGTGTGCGGAGAGCAAAAAACACGCTGAAATCATTGTTTCCATGGGGGCTGCATTTAGGAAGCAAATCGTcctgcagagaaagagagagacagtgtgtgtgtgtgtgtgtgtgtgtgtgtgtgtgtgtgtgtgtctgtgtgtgttcctCTGTTGCTGGTTAGgaaaacaagaagagaaagaaaaactggctGTTGTCCGACACTCAGCTCACCATTGGGAAAATGGCGAGACTGGGTCGCCGGGGCCTGCGGGGCCTGCTGCTCGGCTCTGGCCGCCACCCTCTCCTTTTACGCACAGAGCTGGAGCGGCCTCTTCATCCCAGTCTGGGGAGGTCTCACTTTTCTCAGATGTGGAACCAGCCCCCTCAGgggctcccctcccacctccaccttcTAGCCACCCCCAGACTCTGATCTCATAGCCAGGAGCTCTGCTCCCCGGCCTGGGGATTAAGAACCCCAAGGGGCTGGTCGCtcctgaggcctccctgtcctgggaGCAGCTCACAGGGCCGGAGGCAGAACGAGGGGGGAAGCTGAGAGCATTTTAAACCTTAGGAAGTGGGCGGCCTAGCCCAGGGGGTGTTGTTTTACTCGCTTCTGCTGGAATAGCGTGGCTGGCATGGTAGGGAGACCCGGTGGGGAGTCTGGATGGGCAGGTGCAGCTGCACACAAGATGGTATGCCGTGTCTTTGCCCATCTCTGGGAGCGACTTTGAAGACCTCGGTCCCACCTGACAAACTCATGGGGTCAGGAGAACACAGAGCAGCAGGGCCCATTCTCCAGTGAAGGCCGAAGTGGGTAGAGATCTACCTAGGCCACCCAGGGACCCCAGGGTAGGAACAGGAACATCGTCGCCAACCCATCTTGGTCACCAGAGACCAATGCCAGGGAAGCATGCATGTGCGtagatatgtatatgtacacatgtgtatgCAAGTACATGTGATGACACAGTTATAGTGCAACATGTGTTTGTGAACATACACACTCATGCATGACACACTTGTGTACATAAGCACACGTGCCCATAGACCTGTGGGCATACCTACATCCATGCATAcacctgagcacacatgcaggtAGTCATACCCAGTgacgcacgtgtgcacacacatgtgcacacatgcactcacacacacaggcacacatccaGGCGCACGCCACTCCAGGCACTCAGCCAGACCCCCGgtgccccagccccaggcagtgCGGGTCCCCGTCGCCTCCCCTCACACCGCTGTCTCTGCCCTGCTGCCCTCAGGTGAGGTCTGCCACAAGTCGTACACGCAGTTCTCCAACCTGTGCCGCCACAAGCGCATGCACGCGGACTGCCGCACGCAGATCAAGTGCAAGGACTGCGGGCAGATGTTCAGCACTACCTCGTCCCTCAACAAGCACCGACGCTTCTGCGAGGGCAAGAACCATTACCCGCCGGGAGGCATCTTCGCGCCCGGCCTgcccctgacccccagcccctTGATGGACAAGGCCAAGCCGCCCCCTGGTCTCAACCACGCCGGCCTGGGCTTCGGCGAGTACTTCCCTTCCAGGCCGCACCCTGGGAGCCTGCCCTTCTCCACGGCACCCCCCAGCTTCCCCACGCTCACGCCCGGCTTCCCGGGCATCTTCCCTCCATCCCTGTATCCCCGGCCACCTCTGCTACCTCCCACGCCGCTGCTCAAGAGCCCCCTGAACCACACGCAGGACGCCAAGCTCCCTAGCCCCCTGGGGAACCCGGCCCTGCCCCTCGTCTCCGCCGTCGGCAACAGTAGCCAGGGCACCGCAGCGGCCGCGGGGCCCGAGGAGAAGCTGGAGGGCCACCTGGAGGAGGCGTATGCCACCAAACTCAAGCCCCGGGGCAGTGATCTGTCAGACGGCAGCGACTTCGAGGACATCAACACCACGACCGGGACCGACCTGGACACGACCACGGGCACAGGCTCCGACCTAGACAGCGACGTGGATAGTGACCGCGACAAGACCAAGGACAAGGGCAAGGCGTCCGAGGGCAAGCCCGAGTTCGGGGGCAGCACGGTGCCCCCAGGCGCCCCGAACAGTGTGGGCGAGGTTCCTGTCTTCTACTCCCAGCACTTCTTCCCACCACCCCAGGAGCAGCTGCTGACAGCGGCGGGAGCAGCGGGCGACTCCATCAAGGCCATTGCGTCCATCGCTGAGAAGTACTTCGGGCCCGGCTTCATGGGCGTGCCAGAGAAGAAGCTGGGCGCGCTGCCCTACCACTCCGTGTTCCCCTTCCAGttcctgccccacctcccccactccCTGTACCCCTTCACGGACCGTGCCCTCACCCACAACCTGCTGGTCAAGGCCGAGCCAAAGTCGCCCCGGGACGCCCTCAAGGCCGGCGGCCCCAGTGCCGAGTCCCCCTTTGACCTCACCACCAAACCCAAAGAGGCCAAGCCCATCCTGCCAGCGCCCAAGGTGCCCCCAGCCCCGGTGTCTGGCGAGGAGCAGCCGCTGGACCTGAGCATTGGCAGCCGCGCGCGGGCCAGCCAGAACGGAGGGGCACGGGAGCCCCGCAAGAACCACGTGTATGGCGAGCGCAGGCTGGGGCCCAGCGAGGGGCTGCCCAAGGCGTGCCCGGCCCAGCTGCCCCAGCAGCCACCCCTGCACTACGCCAAGCCATCGCCCTTCTTCATGGACCCCATCTACAGGTATTCACATGCCCCGCCCTCACGTGCTCTCCCTGGGGACCACCTCCCCTGCTCCCCCAAGCTTCGTCCCTCTGTCTTTGCAGCTTCAGGAGGTGCTTCAGCTCTGGGCAGGGAGGGGTCTGTGCTGCTTTGAAGTCCAGGCCCGACTCGGCACTTTCCTAGGGTGGGTGCCTGGCAGGGTCTTCTGAGCACACTTGGCTCCCTTTTGTAGATGCCACTGGGAGAGCCGCTGCCCTCCCTTGAACCCCAACCCCAGCCTGCCCTCAGACTCCACCCCAGAAGCCCACCTGCTGGTATCTCCAGCCTCCCTCTCTGGACCGACTCTGCCTCCCATGACACTCCTGGCTGTTAGGTCTGCTAAAGCATTTCTGCTTCCCTATGACTGCCCTGTGGCCCCTACATGGGCCCCACCCCTCTCCGGAGCCACAGCTGGGGTTCCTGTTGGCCTAGGGGCGATCAGAGGAGGAGCCACTTCTccccagagggaggaggaggagggagaaaggtgAAAGCTCTGGAAGGTTTGCAAAACATCAGCGTTCCAGCCCTCTGGTAGACCTTCTGGTGAGGGGCCAACTGATTCCCCCTCCCCAGTTTCTGAGCAGGCTTTGATCAGGGGGTTTTGGCCCCCATTGCACGTGTCCCGGGGTGCTGGGAGGGCTGAGGCCTCAGGAGGGAGCTGTGCCCCTgggcggggctgggaggggcctggaggggcgGGCACGTGTGGTGCTTCAGCCACTATTACAGGCCCACGGCTCTGTGTGGGAGGGGCCCGTGTGCACACAGGTGAGCGCGTCTACGTGAGAATTCAGGGAGCACGTGGCCACTCTGAGGGCTCGTGTGAAGCACAGGGGCCAAGCAGGGCCTGGGGATGGGCGTGCAGGTGAGGTCACCCCTGCAAAGGTGCAGCGGGAAGAATGGTGGCAGGGCTGCCAGCGACGGGGAGGAGGGAGCATGGACCAGCCCCCTGCTCTGCCTTCCGCACCCACCCAAGCCCCCGCCGTGCTCACCCGGCCGGCTGGCCTGTGTCTGCAGCTGCTTCCATTTCCTGCCAGGTCGTGGCGCTGTCATCACAGGAGACCTGAAAGACGGTCCCTTGGGTGTTTCTTTAAGAACACACCATCCACAGATGGTGTGAGAAAGTGACCAGAGGCCCGTCAGCCCTGACGGCGGCTCACAGGCTTTCTGGGGTGAACATGCCCGTCAGAGGCCCGGGGGCACCTGCCAATTTCAGTTGAATCCGTGGGACTCAGTGTGGGGGACAGGAGATAGCTGGGGTTCGAGGGAGGAGACCCCACCAGGGCAAGCAGCCCTCACGCAGAGGAAGGGGTGGGACTGGAGAGCTAGCGAGCAAGGCTCCTGGTCAAGCCTCCCGAGTTGGAGCCAGCAGGCCTTCAAGAGGCTCTGGGTTAACTGTTTCCCTTCGGCCACCTCGGCCACCCTGTCCCagctcccctcccagcccccagccctcctctgcccctcccctccccactgcagGCCTGGTTCAGGGCTCTGGGCCTTTTTCTGGAAGTTGGCGGGGCATCCAGTCAGGCCTGGAAGCAGGAATCGGCCACAGGGCCCCCggaccctcccctcctgcccGAACTTCTCTGAGACCTGGCTTGTGCCAGGCTCTTGCCCTCTGGATTTAGGGTACAGCTGCTGATGGAGGGGCTGCCTGGTCCCCAAcctcacacacagacaccagAAAAATGCCCGAGATATGGAGTAacctctccccactgccccctgAGCCCAGTCAAGATGAACACTTGTGGTGTCGAGAAGGTTCCCTCCAAGTGAAGGTGTGGGCGAGAGTCACTGCCTGCGTAAACGTTGGCCAAGGGCTAGGGGACAAGGTCCCCCCAGCTCCTGGATGGTCCTGGGGTGACTCCAGCAAAACTCCCCAGTGTCCCCACAGGCCCCCCTGGGTGTGACCATGGACACATACCCATAACCCTCCTTTCCCCGGGTTGGAGGAACCCCAACACCGCCAGGCTGACTCCCCCCTGACCCTCCAGCCCTTCTCACCTCCACATGCTGCTGGCTCTGTGACAGGGCCAGGGACACTGTGATGACAAAAGCCGTGTACCTTGGCAGGGCGCATGTCTTCTGGGGGTCAGGGGTCAGCTGGAAGGGGCTTCTTGGAgccagcctgctgggctgcatgagtcacagagggcaggagaaggcagAAGACGATCTTCAATACCCCCTCGCCCACTGTGAGACCCCTTCCTCTTCGCCCACACCACCCACCCCGGCGGCCTTATTGAAAGACCGACCCAGCCCAGCTTTGAACGGGGCCTCTGCTAAGGCCCTGAGGTCACCTAGGGGCAGAGCTGagccctagaggggtgggagtgTGGCCCTGGACAGACGAGGCGGCGGTCCCCGCAGCTGAGTCTGCCTGCAGCGAGGTGGTAGGACTCCCCAAGTCACCTTGTGTAAATCTTGACTCCCATGGCGGGGACTGAGGCAGGCATCATTTGGAAATGGTGAGAGAAGGAGGTCAGGGGAGGAGGGACAGCCTCCTCCTCCACTTGCTGTGATTGGCAGTTGTACTGGCATTTGGGGAAGATTCTGGAATTGTTGTCTCCAGCAGAGGTCTTGAGGTTTTAGGTAGACACTGCCTGGCTGCTGTGGGGAGGCCCTGAGACCTCCCCAGGACAGAAACCTGCTGATCACTCGCACAGCCCTGCCCGGATGGACCCTGGTCGCTCACACACCCACCCAGTTGGACAGAGCACCTGTGCCAAGGGCTCGGCAGAACAGGGAAGTTGAGTGTAGGTGGCAGCCCCTGTGTGCCCCACGTTCCGCTGTTGGGGAGCCCAGGGACCCCAACAAGGCTGAGCCCTCGCTGGGCAAACGGGTCAGTGGGCATAGGCTGCCACACACGGGACCCTTAGGGAAGAGTCCTAGCTCCATTATCAGGCGTTCATCACA of Bubalus bubalis isolate 160015118507 breed Murrah chromosome 5, NDDB_SH_1, whole genome shotgun sequence contains these proteins:
- the PRDM16 gene encoding histone-lysine N-methyltransferase PRDM16 isoform X2; protein product: MRSKARARKLAKSDGDIVNNMYGPDPDLLAGESAEDETEDSIMSPIPMGPPSPFPTPKEGSPYEAPVYIPEDIRIPPGFELRESSIPGAGLGIWAKKKMEVGERFGPYMVAPRATLNEADFGWEQMLTDAEVSSQEGCIQKISEDLDSGKLCVDAQHAGAGSWLKYIRVACSCDDQNLTMCQINEQIYYKVIKDIEPGEELLVHVKEGAYSLGAVPPSLDEEPTFRCDACDELFPSKLDLRRHKKYTCSSVGAALYEGLAEELKPEGLGGGGGDGQAHECKDCERMFPTKYSLEQHMVVHTEEREYKCDQCPKAFNWKSNLIRHQMSHDSGKRFECENCVKVFTDPSNLQRHIRSQHVGARAHACPDCGKTFATSSGLKQHKHIHSTVKPFICEVCHKSYTQFSNLCRHKRMHADCRTQIKCKDCGQMFSTTSSLNKHRRFCEGKNHYPPGGIFAPGLPLTPSPLMDKAKPPPGLNHAGLGFGEYFPSRPHPGSLPFSTAPPSFPTLTPGFPGIFPPSLYPRPPLLPPTPLLKSPLNHTQDAKLPSPLGNPALPLVSAVGNSSQGTAAAAGPEEKLEGHLEEAYATKLKPRGSDLSDGSDFEDINTTTGTDLDTTTGTGSDLDSDVDSDRDKTKDKGKASEGKPEFGGSTVPPGAPNSVGEVPVFYSQHFFPPPQEQLLTAAGAAGDSIKAIASIAEKYFGPGFMGVPEKKLGALPYHSVFPFQFLPHLPHSLYPFTDRALTHNLLVKAEPKSPRDALKAGGPSAESPFDLTTKPKEAKPILPAPKVPPAPVSGEEQPLDLSIGSRARASQNGGAREPRKNHVYGERRLGPSEGLPKACPAQLPQQPPLHYAKPSPFFMDPIYRVEKRKVTDPVGALKEKYLRPSPLLFHPQMSAIETMTEKLESFAAMKVDSGSSLQPLPHHPFNFRSPPPTLSDPILRKGKERYTCRYCGKIFPRSANLTRHLRTHTGEQPYRCKYCDRSFSISSNLQRHVRNIHNKEKPFKCHLCNRCFGQQTNLDRHLKKHEHEHAPVSQHAGVLTNHLGTSASSPTSESDNHALLDEKEDSYFSEIRNFIANSEMNQASTRTDKRPEVQDLDGTSQCPGLAIRKPEDVEEEEEEELEEDDDSLAGKSQDDTASPTPEPQGAYEDDEDEEPPTSLAVGFDHTRRCVEEPPGGLLALEPMPTFGKGLDLRRTAEETFEVKDVLNSTLDSETLKQTLYRQAKNQAYAMMLSLSEDTPLHTSSQGPLDAWLNIAGATPESGAFNPINHL
- the PRDM16 gene encoding histone-lysine N-methyltransferase PRDM16 isoform X4; this translates as MLTDAEVSSQEGCIQKISEDLDSGKLCVDAQHAGAGSWLKYIRVACSCDDQNLTMCQINEQIYYKVIKDIEPGEELLVHVKEGAYSLGAVPPSLDEEPTFRCDACDELFPSKLDLRRHKKYTCSSVGAALYEGLAEELKPEGLGGGGGDGQAHECKDCERMFPTKYSLEQHMVVHTEEREYKCDQCPKAFNWKSNLIRHQMSHDSGKRFECENCVKVFTDPSNLQRHIRSQHVGARAHACPDCGKTFATSSGLKQHKHIHSTVKPFICEVCHKSYTQFSNLCRHKRMHADCRTQIKCKDCGQMFSTTSSLNKHRRFCEGKNHYPPGGIFAPGLPLTPSPLMDKAKPPPGLNHAGLGFGEYFPSRPHPGSLPFSTAPPSFPTLTPGFPGIFPPSLYPRPPLLPPTPLLKSPLNHTQDAKLPSPLGNPALPLVSAVGNSSQGTAAAAGPEEKLEGHLEEAYATKLKPRGSDLSDGSDFEDINTTTGTDLDTTTGTGSDLDSDVDSDRDKTKDKGKASEGKPEFGGSTVPPGAPNSVGEVPVFYSQHFFPPPQEQLLTAAGAAGDSIKAIASIAEKYFGPGFMGVPEKKLGALPYHSVFPFQFLPHLPHSLYPFTDRALTHNLLVKAEPKSPRDALKAGGPSAESPFDLTTKPKEAKPILPAPKVPPAPVSGEEQPLDLSIGSRARASQNGGAREPRKNHVYGERRLGPSEGLPKACPAQLPQQPPLHYAKPSPFFMDPIYSRVEKRKVTDPVGALKEKYLRPSPLLFHPQMSAIETMTEKLESFAAMKVDSGSSLQPLPHHPFNFRSPPPTLSDPILRKGKERYTCRYCGKIFPRSANLTRHLRTHTGEQPYRCKYCDRSFSISSNLQRHVRNIHNKEKPFKCHLCNRCFGQQTNLDRHLKKHEHEHAPVSQHAGVLTNHLGTSASSPTSESDNHALLDEKEDSYFSEIRNFIANSEMNQASTRTDKRPEVQDLDGTSQCPGLAIRKPEDVEEEEEEELEEDDDSLAGKSQDDTASPTPEPQGAYEDDEDEEPPTSLAVGFDHTRRCVEEPPGGLLALEPMPTFGKGLDLRRTAEETFEVKDVLNSTLDSETLKQTLYRQAKNQAYAMMLSLSEDTPLHTSSQGPLDAWLNIAGATPESGAFNPINHL